The genomic window GCTGAACGAGGTGCGCAAGTCCGGACAACAGGACGCGGTGCGTCCCGTGGCGCTGGAGGTGGCGCGCCAGGCGCGGCTGTTGTGTTTCGATGAAATGCAGATCACCGACATCGCCGATGCGATGATCGTGGGCCGGCTGTTCCAGGTTCTGTTCGAGCAGGGGGTGACGGTGGTCACCACCTCGAACCGCGTGCCCGAGGATCTTTACAAGAACGGGTTGAACCGCGACCTGTTCCTGCCCTTCATCGCGCTGATCCGCGAGCGGCTGGATGTGGTCGAGCTGGACGGTCCGACCGATCACCGCCAGAACCGGGACGAGGGCGGGCCGGTCTGGTTCGTGCCCGCCGATGCCGAGGCGCGGGCGCGTATGGATGCGCTGTGGCAGGCTGCGACCGCAGGCGGCTCCGAGACGCCGCTGCGGCTTGAAGTCAAGGGGCGCCAGGTCGAGATCGCGCGCCATGCCGGGCGCGCCGCGCGCGCAAGCTTCTGGGATCTGTGCGGCAAGCCCCTGGGTCCGGCCGATTATCTGGCGCTGGCACAGGCGCTGGACGTGCTGTTCATCGATGCGATCCCGCGGCTGAGCCAGTCGAATTACAACGAGGCCAAGCGCTTCGTGACCCTGATCGACGCGCTTTACGAGGCGCGGGTGCGGCTGGTGGCCAGCGCCGCAGACGAACCCGAACGGCTTTACGCCGAGGGCGAGGGCGCCTTTGAATTCGAGCGCACCGCGAGCCGCCTGCACGAGATGCGCGACGCCGACTGGGGCCGCCGCGACGCCTAGCCGTTCTGGCGCAGCACCTGACCCGCCAGATAGAGCGAGCCGCAGATCAGGATGCGCGCGCCCGGATGATCCTGGGCGATGCCGCGCACGGCGCTCAGCGTGTCGCTGGCGATGGTGGTGGCCATGCCAGCCTGGGCCGCGGCGGCCGCCGTATCCTCGGCCGGCAGGGTGTTCGGCTCGCCCGGGATGGCGACGGCGGTCAGGCTGGCCGCCTGTGACGCCAGCGGGCGCATGTAGCCCAGCACATCCTTGGTGTTGAGCATCCCGCACACCAGATGCGTGGGCTTGCGCGGCATCTGGGCCAGGGTCTGGGCCACGGCCTCGCCCCCGGCGGGGTTGTGGCCGCCGTCCAGCCACAATTCGCAGGCGCCGGCCGCATCGACCAGCGGGCCGTGTTGCAGGCGCTGCATCCGCGCGGGCCATTCGGCCTCGGCCAGCGCCGCGCGCGCCTCGATCCGGCCAAAGCCCAGCTGGCGCAGCGCGGCGATGGCGGTGCCGGCGTTCACGATCTGATGCGGACCGGGCAGGATCGGCAAGGGCAGGTCCATCAGCCCGTGATCGTCCTGATAGATCAGGCTGTCGCCTTCGCGGCGGCTGTCCCAATCCTGCCGGCCGATGAACAGCGGCACGGACAGCCGTTCGGCCTTGTGTTCGATCACCTCGCGGGCGATGGCGTCCTGGGGGGCGACCACGCAGGGCACGCGGCGTTTCAGGATGCCGGCCTTTTCCGCCGCGATCTGCGCCAGCGTGTCGCCCAGATACTGGGTGTGGTCGATGCTGACCGGGGTGATGACCGTCAGCGCCGGCTGATCGACCACATTGGTGGCATCCAGCCGCCCGCCCAGCCCGACCTCGAGCAGGGTATAATCGGCCGGCACCCGCGAGAATGCCAGGAATGCGGCGGCGGTGGTGATCTCAAAGAAGGTGATCGGCGCGCCTGCGTTCGCAACCTCGCATTCCTCGAGCGTTGCCGCAAGATCGGATTCGGAAATCAGCGTGCCGGCCAGGCGGATGCGTTCATGAAAATGCGCCAGATGCGGCGAGGTATAGGCATGGACGC from Paracoccus sp. SMMA_5_TC includes these protein-coding regions:
- the zapE gene encoding cell division protein ZapE — protein: MATVSQLYQARVAAGDLEPDAAQKAVLPALDRIAQDLAHAPAPAVTAGGRGNGWLARLIGQAAPAAQAGPTVRGLYLWGGVGRGKSMLMDLLMQAAPIDAKRRVHFHEFMQEIQAALNEVRKSGQQDAVRPVALEVARQARLLCFDEMQITDIADAMIVGRLFQVLFEQGVTVVTTSNRVPEDLYKNGLNRDLFLPFIALIRERLDVVELDGPTDHRQNRDEGGPVWFVPADAEARARMDALWQAATAGGSETPLRLEVKGRQVEIARHAGRAARASFWDLCGKPLGPADYLALAQALDVLFIDAIPRLSQSNYNEAKRFVTLIDALYEARVRLVASAADEPERLYAEGEGAFEFERTASRLHEMRDADWGRRDA
- a CDS encoding bifunctional folylpolyglutamate synthase/dihydrofolate synthase: MTDSDAILARLMQLHPKVIDLSLDRMHRLLAALGDPQKAIPPVIHIAGTNGKGSTQAMIRAGLESAGKRVHAYTSPHLAHFHERIRLAGTLISESDLAATLEECEVANAGAPITFFEITTAAAFLAFSRVPADYTLLEVGLGGRLDATNVVDQPALTVITPVSIDHTQYLGDTLAQIAAEKAGILKRRVPCVVAPQDAIAREVIEHKAERLSVPLFIGRQDWDSRREGDSLIYQDDHGLMDLPLPILPGPHQIVNAGTAIAALRQLGFGRIEARAALAEAEWPARMQRLQHGPLVDAAGACELWLDGGHNPAGGEAVAQTLAQMPRKPTHLVCGMLNTKDVLGYMRPLASQAASLTAVAIPGEPNTLPAEDTAAAAAQAGMATTIASDTLSAVRGIAQDHPGARILICGSLYLAGQVLRQNG